The following DNA comes from Agelaius phoeniceus isolate bAgePho1 chromosome 7, bAgePho1.hap1, whole genome shotgun sequence.
TGATCAGGCCTGGTGCCGTGCATTGATCAGGCCGAGTTCTGTGCATTGATCAGATCCAAGGTGCCGTGCATTGATCAGGCCCGGTCCCATTGATTGATCAGGCTGAGTTCTGTGCATTGGTCAGATCCAAGGTGCTGTGCATTGATCAGGCCCGGTGCCGTGCATTGGTCAGATCCAAGGTGCCGTGCATTGGTCAGGCCCGGTGCCGTGCATTGATCAGGTTCGGTTCCATTCATCATTCAGGCCCAGTCCCATTGATTGATCAGGTTCGGTTCCATTCATCATTCAGGCCCAGTCCCATTGATTGATCAGGTCCAGTTCCGTTCATTGTTTGGGCCCGGTCCCATTGATTGATCAGGTCCAGTTCCTTTCATTGTTTGGGCCCGGTCCCATTGATTGATCAGGTTCAGTTCCGTTCATTGCTCAGTCCCGGTGCCGTTCATTGATCAGGCCCGGTCCCGTTGATTGATCAGGCCCGGTTCTGTTCATTGATCAGGCCTGGTCCCATTGCTTGATCATGTTCAGTTCCGTTCATTGATCAGGCCTGGTCCCATTGATTGATCAGGTTCGGTTCTGTTCATTGCTCAGTCCCGGTGCCGTTCATTGATCAGGCCCGGTCCCATTGATTGATCAGGTTCGGTTCCGTGCATTGCTCAGGCCCAGTCCCATAGATTGCTCAGGCCCGGTTCCGTGCATTGCTCAGGCCCGGTGCCGTTCATTGCTCAGGTTCGGTTCCAGCCGGGCCTTTGGCGGTTCCGTGGCCAGGATCCCACCCGGGATTTCCCTGGTGCGGCGCTGCCCCCTGGCGGGCAGCGGGAGcgctgcagggagcagtgcGGGTTCTCATCCCGGGCTCTGGAATTTCACCTTGGGAAGTTCCACGTGTCTTTGTGCTCTTGCTGTAACACGGCTCTCTACACCTGCAGTGGACGCTTCTCTATGTAATTGGAAAATAATTTCGTTCATTTTCTATAAAATAATcctgtttttctcattttcctttacTAACAACACTggatttctttgttgttttaaatGATGTGTTTCTGCTGTGGGAAAGTTTTGCTGTCCCCGTGAATATTCCTGTCATTAACTCACAAATAATTGACTTTGTCTCCTCTAAGCTGTTTTTGCATCCCATTCTGGTGTAAATAGTAATTTCTCTTGCCtgtgttttttccctctctgcaaGCACGCCTTTCATATAATGATTGAGGTAAGAGGATGTTTGTTCCTGGCTCtggggctttctggggatgtgGGAGATGTTGTTTGCTCTGAATTGTGATTTCTCAGTATTTTGGACAAGCCATCTGTCAGCATGTGTGGTTCAAAAATGCAGTTTTAGCCTGTGGTTTGTGgatctcccaaaattccctggaGTTCCTGAGTGGTGGGGTCAGGATGTGCAGTCTGGGATGGATCCTGGAAcatcagcccagcacaggggttCCCTGGAAGCAAAGGCCACATCCCACccacctgtgccctgccctTGGCTCTCCCTTCCCATCTCCCCCGTGGGACAAATCCattgcagctctgggctctccaCGTGCTGGTCTGGGATTTTGTGTGGtgcaggaattcccaaaaaTGGATCatctggagaaaaagaaaaatactccTTCACCACTCAGTCTCttcatttttccccatgtttcccaggatatatttatatttatatttgttcCAAGTCACTGGGCTCCCTTAATTCACAAATTGGGTCATTCCCGCTCAGCTTTTCAATGGAATATTGAATACATGGAGGTTTGAGGTGTAATAAAAATGTTCAATTCCTGTCCTATCAATTCCTCTAATAAATGCCTTGGAAATGCAGTTTAGAAGAAAATCTAATGGTTCCAATGTATTataaaggtaaatatttgaatattttcctgcctgtgcctcTGCAAAGAGTTCCCAGAGTTCCTTGGATCTCTGTCCATGTTTGGCCTCCTTATCCCAGCCAGGGATGCAGGTGCTGCCTccaaggagctgctgtccctgggtttGGGTTCCACAAGGGCTGAGCAGCTCTCTGATCTCCAGAGCCATTTCTGGGGACACTTGAGgaaccccattcctggaagtccCCTTTCCTTAAGGAATATTTCCCCTATGACTCAGTCcaaggggaagggcaggaaaagggaattgGGCCCTGGGGTTTTGGACAGCTGGGAAATTGAAGAGCCCAGTTTATCCACCCTTGCTGGCATTGTGGCCTTGGCACCACAGAGATCAGCCCCAAAACCTCACAGGGATAATGGGGAACATTTCTGGAACATTAAACAATTTTCCTTGGAGCAGAGCGAGTTGGAAATATTGTCAGGGAGGGTTTCTGTGTAAAATCagtccctggagctgcagagtcTGGAGTTAGATTCCAACAAGGTGCTTAGAAAAAatcagagggaagaaaaaaaaggaaaacttttcTTTCCAGGAATTCTGCTTCCCACATGGAAAGGCTGTGGCAGGTGCTGGGAATGTGGTGAGGAGAGCCAGGGATTTCTagaaattggggaatttggtGTATGGGAAGTGTTGTGGGCTAATGGGGAGTTAGGAAAGCATCAGGTTTGCCTGCCACTTTCACTTGCAGCTCTTGGCAGAGATGCTGGAACTGGGTTCAGCAAATCTTGGAGGTGTTTGGTTTTCCTGGTGGCTGGGGAAGAATTCAGGCACCAGGTGCTTCCAAATCCCAGCAGTTTACTGGGAGGAGGCCGTGGGAAGGAAGGGGATCCAAGCCACCAGAGcaaagggggatttgggattatTTCCCACCAATTTCTCTGCTTCAGACAAGGCAGGAGGTTCAGAGCTTGAACAGTTCATTAAATCAGGGCTGCCTTTGGGGGATAAATTCCAGCATCTTGTTCCCACTTCCTCTTCTAACAGCAACAAACTGGATTTACAAATATTTATTGAGTACAGTTTGTATTTTACAAATTGAGGGCACTGCTTTCCCTGGTGCCTGGAATATTCCAAGAGGGCTCTGGCACGGAATGAAAGGCACCAGGGGAGGGAAATCTTTGCTCTCAAACTTGGTTTTCTGTGCTGCAAATGTTGATGTCACAACTCCAAGCGCCTGTCGCTGTCACACTGACAAAAGGATTTCCTCCTTtttggggacagagctgcagtgtGTCTCTAATTTGAATTTCAAATgctattttttctttgtctaGTTATTAATTTGTGCAGAGAGGTTACTCTGCTCTGAATCTTTCTCTGGAGCTTGTTCTTTTTAATTGATTTGTTGTTGTATAAGCAAGCAGAGAGGGGATGTTGATTCCTGCACTGAAACTACTCAGGACTTGCACTCTCAGCACTTGTCTCCATTCTCCCCATAGCAAAGGGTTCTTAACCCCACAGTTGGTCACAAAATGTCTTCAACCTGCACAGGATTTCATGGTTTTGATGGAAGTGCTCAAACATTTAACTCTTTAATGAGCACTCTCCTCTCTCCTGTAGAAGCAGCTCCTCTGGTGGTTTTCATTCTCTTGAAAACTGCTTTTCACTTTggggaaaacagaggaaaagggGGCGTTTTGGAGGGTTTTTGAAAACTTTAGTGTTGGTTGCTGGGGTTTTTGTAGAGGGAGAAGCTAATCCCACCTGGAGGGAAAGGGCCAGGCCAGAAGGAAGCAGAGCTTTGGCAATAAAATTGAGAATCTGCTTGTTCTGTTCAGATGATGTGatacagcaaagcagaaaatccAGGGCGTGCAATAAACTGTTCCTGCCCTTTCCTAGGAAGGAAATGGTCCCAGGCTGTAGTGTGGGATATGGGAATGGGGATGTGGGGTTGTGGGTCCATGGAGTCCCTGTGGGAGCTCTGTCTCACCTCCAGCTGGACAAACCCTGCAGGGCAGGCCCAGATCACCTCTGCAATGGCATTCCAGCTCATTTCTGGGCCCTGGGAATTCAGGAGCTCCCTGGcaaagctgggagcagggaaatggggcaggaggggctgacCCAGGTGTGGATCTGCAGGGTTCAGAGGCCCCACACTCCAGATAAACACAGAAACCTCCAATGCATCCAAGGGGCTCATTGCAATTCCAGCTCTTAAAAATATAACAAGTAAAGCTTGATTATCTTTGGTCCTTAATTTCTGCTGTGCTTTCCCACCTGGTTACAATGTTCCTTAATTTTTGCTGAGCTTTCTTCCCACCTGATTAGACTCATCCTTAATTTCTGCCTTGCTTCCTCACCTGGTCACATTATTCCCTAATTTCTGCCTTGCTTTCCCACCTGGTCACATTATTCCTTAATTTCTGCTGTCTCTTACACCTGATTCCATAACTCCCTAATTTCTGCTATGCTATCCCAAGTAATCACATTGTTCCCTCATTTCTGCTGTGCTTTCCCAcctgattccatgattccctaATTTCTGCTGTGCTATCCTAAGTAATCACATTATTCCCTAATTTCTGCTGTGCTTTCCCACCTGATTCCATAATTCCCTAATTTCTGCTGCGCTTCCCCTCTTGGTTCCATTATTCATTGATTTCTGCCTTACTTTACCACCTATTCCATAATTTCTGCTGTGCTTTCCCACCTGGTTACAATATTCCTTAGTTTTTGCTGAGCTTTCTTCCCACCTGATCAGACTCATCCTTAATTTCTGCCTTGCTTCCTCACCTGGTCACATTATTCCCTAATTTCTGCTGTGCTTTCCCCCTGATTCCATTATTCCTCAATTTCTGCCTTGCTTTCCCACCTGGTCACATTATTCCTCAATTTCTCCTGTGCTTTGCCACCTGATTCCACAATTCCCTAAATTCTGCTGTGCTATCCCAAGTAATCATATTATTCCTTAATTTCTGCTGTGCTTTCCCACCTGATTGCATAATTCCCTGATTTCTGctgtccttccctgctgctcagtGATTCCCTGgttcctgctgtgctgtcccagctgttacccaggtgtgtcccatccctgctgggccTGTCTCacaatcccattcccaccccgtgcagcagggctgggctttgtCCCTGGGTGTTTGGGATTTGCTGTGGGGTTTGGCCGGGGGATCCCAGGCTCTCCCCATCTGCAATCCTCTATCTGTAGTGCCCTCAGGGATGATGTGAATGAATGTCATTAATTAAAGCAGCGTTAATTAATGGTCTCTCCTGATTGCAGGATCCTGGGCCTCCCCCACCATCTCCCCTGATGGGTCTGAAGccgctgcagctcctggagatcAAGGCCAGGGGGAGATTTGGGTGTGTGTGGAAAGCTCAGCTGCTCAATGAATACGTTGCAGTCAAAATATTCCCCATCCAGGTGAGCAGAACTCTTGGGCTCCTGGCTTTTCCTCACattaaagcagctttttttgGCCCAATAATTGTGTAAATCCAAGTGGAAATGGCCTTGAGGTGTAAGAGATACAGGAAGAATTTAGTGCTTTAAAATAAGTGTTTTACTGCAGTAAACACATTACTGAAGCATGAAGCCTGTGAAATGTGGGTTTCTAATCATAAAAATATTCAGCATCCGTAGTTTTAAGCAGCTCTAACCCACCTCTTGGGCAGTTAATAATCAAATTAAATTGTGCTTAGAAGGAATGCCCTGAAATGCAGACCCTGGAGTGATTGTTCCAATTAACCAGGCCTCAATTAAGTGCCACAACACTCATTGCCCAGCAAGTGCCCTCGCAAAGCCGTGGCTCGCATTAAATGGATTGAAGAATTTGGAGAGCACAGAGTGGTGCTGGATGCTGATACTGGGATGGGTTTTGCACTGATTAAAGCACcccctgctgctggaggtgcAGGGATTTGTTCCTCACACTGATCCAGGGGCTGCCTTGCAGAATCAGCGCTGCAGGCTCTCGTTATTTCACAAGAAACTCCATGGGTTTTCTGACAGAGCATTCCCAAACTCTGGTAGCTGTCagaattcaggacatccctcaTCCTGGactgccaggaccctgccagggggctcagagaccctggcacagagcccaacacacctgtgggtttggttatgacccatggagcaaatcaccaaccttgtatgaggatctgcaagccaggacagtttaagtagaatgataatGAATTTATCACGGggtgaaaaaatagatttttggggtttttagaatgggggttccgggggcaagatggaggaatctgggcatgtccagcctttctccttcttcttcttggcctccatctcctgctgtgatggtggcacttttggattggtttagagtagaagctcagtgtctaacacaggtgatgggtattgggaagtcattgtaaatattgtacaggtagtttttagtataaaatgataacacagccccagggtgggcagagtgcctctgtctgtcctgctgagcagacctgggcatgtcagagaaagaattttatagataagggacaataacaaccttgagaccgagaactgaggagctctgactccttctttgagcaccaggctgggaaaagagaatttctgACACATCTCAGGGGCactctgagcagccaaagccccGAGAGGGAGCAACCTCCCCTGAGGGCCAGCCCTGAGGTGCCATTGTTTGGTGGGTaactgtgcctgtgctgctgtgcctgcaggacaAGCAGTCGTGGCAGAACGAGTACGAGATCTACAGCCTGCCCGGGATGAAGCACGACAACATCCTGCAGTTCATCGGCGCCGAGAAGCGCGGCTCCAGCATCGACGTGGACCTGTGGCTCATCACTGCCTTCCACGAGAAGGTGGGGCTGGcctggccagggacagcagccccaCACAGGCTCACACACCTGGGTACAGCAAGGAAACTGGGAGCAGCTTTCGCTTTGCTGCTGGCTTCTCGCTGGATTTCGTGAATTCCTTGCAGTTGGTTTTCAGGCAGCTGAGAAAGTTGGCATCGGGTTTTACTGACAGAGGAGTTGTTTTAGGAGACAAACAAAAATTGATTCTgcctttttttggctttttagaATATGTCTATTTTAGCATCCCCACTCTAAACCTGCCTAAAATACATAACCTCCCATCTTGcagagattttttggggggttattTTTGGTTCCCTTGTTGGTTGATAAGAATGAAGATGAAGCGATACAGATCAATTCTATTGTgacagcaaaaggaagaaacacAAATACAATTAATTAAGAATACATTCAGTTTTCTGTTGAATAATTTTGATCTCTTTGGATTGTTCAGAGCGTGTTTCACTCTGAATATCTCTTTGGATTTGTTCAGCGTGTTTCACTCTGAAACTGTGGTGTTGAATGATTTCATCTCAGTTTATTCAGAGTATTTCACTCTGAACCTGCTGTTGGTCCATAAGGAAGGACAGTCAAAGGTCCTATGGATGTGAATTGCAGGAATTGCAGGTTTTCCTGGAggagtgagctgagctgggtGTGTGCCTGTTTTCCTGCAGGGGTCCCTGACAGATTTCCTGAAGGCAAACGTGGTGTCGTGGAACGAGCTGTGCCACATCGCCCAGACCATGGCGCGGGGCCTGGCCTACCTGCACGAGGACATCCCGGGGCTCAAGGACGGCCACAAGCCAGCCATCTCCCACAGGTActgccctgggaatgcaggacacagggcaggcctgcaggcagcccagcaccacctcttgctcctgcaggaattcctgcaTCTCCCCTCCAAGCACATTTTCCCCCTGTTATTTAAACAAAGTTGCAGTCGCTGCACACTTGGATTGCAACATTCTCGTTCCATCTCTGGATTCAACCTGCATCATCCATATCCAGATCTCCATATACATCCCTATATCCATCATacatctgtatttattttaacatcAAGCACAAAATTACAGTTCCAATTACTGTCTCATTTATTCCCATAAAGGTCTGCAAGGGCACTCTGAGGTTTTATGattattattttgttgtttaacttatctatttttttattattctcttgttttttgctgttcctttttcctttgttttttctgtCTTAAGTGTTCTAGATCTctaatttgtgttttcttgAACTTGCAAGGGACATCAAAAGCAAGAACGTGCTGCTGAAAAACAACCTCACGGCTTGTATTGCTGATTTCGGTCTAGCTTTAAAGTTTGAGGCTGGAAAGTCTGCAGGAGACACCCATGGACAGGTAAATCCTGAGTTATTTCCAGGAATGATCCAGCTGTTACCTGGATGTGAATGGGAATCTCCCCTCAGGCTCTTTGCATGGCCTATCCCCACTTTTATCCTGACAGGACAATTTAGACAAGAACTTTTGtgatattttattaattatttacttattattcAGAAACGAAGGGATGCAACTTCCAAGATTTAGTCCTAATGTGGGGGATTCTAGTTGTGGGTTTCCCTGGGTCTGgactgaaggcacttgagatggtagtttcatgttcagactcagtaaaacagcctcactactgtgagttcagcagcttttcattagaaggcacaaaatggccaagaATCTATTGTTCCAAGGTCTTTATAGACTAAATTAttcaattaagaactgacacccagattattttgccttttaactcaataactgatcccacagagctgcaaaggggacttttctgcccaattacaaaatgccacccaaacccatggagaagaaggatgAAGAAGCAcaaagaagaaacccaggatgacaccctgtgccctccatcttgcttccatccacaacacaccaaaaatcccaaaacctcaatttctcacctagtgacacacctgcactgctctctataatctattccacacttttgtggattccagtctatctttAAGTccaggaaactttctccatgaatgagggccaaaggcagtgctgccctgggggtcaaaggcagtgctgccctgggggtcaaaGGCAaaggcagtgctgccctgggggtcaaaggcagtgctgccctgggggtcaaaGGCAGTGCTCCCTGGGGGTCAAAGGCAGTGCTCCCTGGGGGTCAAAGGCAaaggcagtgctgccctgggggtcaaaGGCAaaggcagtgctgccctgggggtcaaaGGCAGTGCTCCCTGGGGGTCAAAGGCAaaggcagtgctgccctgggggtcaaaGGCAaaggcagtgctgccctgggggtcaaaGGCAGTGCTCCCTGGGGGTCAAAGGCAaaggcagtgctgccctgggggtcaaaGGCAaaggcagtgctgccctgggggtcaaaggcagtgctgccctgggggtcaaaGGCAGTGCTCCCTGGGGTCAAAGGCAAAGGCAGTGCTCCCTGGGGGTCAAAGGCAAAGGCAGTGCTCCCTGGGGTCAGGGCTCCCCAGAGCAGGTGGAAATTGTTGTTCCACCCTGAGGTTGTTCCATCCTCAGGCAGCAACAACCAGAGCCGCGTTTAAGCTGGGCCAAAGCAGGGTTTCgtgtggcagcagccagggtggCACCTGTGCTGGGGATGACCGTGGGCACAACCTTGGGTGTTCTGTGCCCCTGCAGGTGGGCACCCGCAGGTACATGGCTCCCGAGGTGCTCGAAGGTGCTATCAACTTCCAGAGGGACGCGTTCCTGAGGATCGACATGTACGCCATGGGGCTGGTGCTCTGGGAGCTGGCCTCGCGCTGCACGGCCGCCGACGGTGagtgagccctgccctgccctgccctgccctgccctgccctgcctgctgcagcccccggGCTGGCTGGGAGCCCCTGCCAACACTCACCACTCTGGCTTTGGTTATGGCCTGCATTGCCAACATGGCcatcttcccttccctctggggctgtcacaggggtcccagcaggagggaagagacgagaatctgaTCCGTGGTTCAAAAGGCTGATTGATTATTtcatgatatatattatattaaaatgatatattaaaactatactgaaagaatcctttcatcagaaggccagctaagaatagaagaacaatggaatgataacaaaagctcaCAACTctgagagtccgagccagctgactgcgattggccattaattagaaacaaccaacatggaccaatcaaagatgcacctgttgcattccacagcagcagaaaattattgttttacttttcctctgaggcctctcagcttctcaggagaaaaatcctggcaaagggatttttcagaaaataccatGGCTGCACTtgcccttttccctttcctgtttAACTGGTGTTTCCCTCTGCAGGCCCCGTGGATGAGTACATGCTGCCTTTCGAGGAGGAGATTGGCCAGCACCCCTCCCTGGAGGACATGCAGGAAGTTGTGGTGCACAAAAAGAAGAGGCCTGTCCTAAGGGAGTGTTGGCAGAAACATTCTGTAAGTGTGACCCAGCCGACTTTGAATCTCGTGTTCTGTCCACGCCGTGTTGTGTCCATCACACTggggtttgggaggggtttCATAATTCCAGCAGGAGTTAAATGGGCTGTAAACATTTCTCATCTTAGACTGCTCCTTCTTCAGTACTAGAAAGtgagggattttttgttttttgatgGAAGAAGAGG
Coding sequences within:
- the ACVR2A gene encoding activin receptor type-2A isoform X1, which produces MGAATKLAFAVFLISCSSGAILGRSETQECIYYNANWEKDKTNRSGIEPCYGDKDKRRHCFATWKNISGSIEIVKQGCWLDDINCYDRNDCIEKKDSPEVFFCCCEGNMCNERFFYFPEMEVTQPTSNPVTPKPPLFNTLLYSLVPIMGIAVIVLFSFWMYRHHKLAYPPVLVPTQHAFHIMIEDPGPPPPSPLMGLKPLQLLEIKARGRFGCVWKAQLLNEYVAVKIFPIQDKQSWQNEYEIYSLPGMKHDNILQFIGAEKRGSSIDVDLWLITAFHEKGSLTDFLKANVVSWNELCHIAQTMARGLAYLHEDIPGLKDGHKPAISHRDIKSKNVLLKNNLTACIADFGLALKFEAGKSAGDTHGQVGTRRYMAPEVLEGAINFQRDAFLRIDMYAMGLVLWELASRCTAADGPVDEYMLPFEEEIGQHPSLEDMQEVVVHKKKRPVLRECWQKHSGMAMLCETIEECWDHDAEARLSAGCVEERIIQMQKLTNIITTEDIVTVVTMVTNVDFPPKESSL
- the ACVR2A gene encoding activin receptor type-2A isoform X2: MGAATKLAFAVFLISCSSGAILGRSETQECIYYNANWEKDKTNRSGIEPCYGDKDKRRHCFATWKNISGSIEIVKQGCWLDDINCYDRNDCIEKKDSPEVFFCCCEGNMCNERFFYFPEMEVTQPTSNPVTPKPPLFNTLLYSLVPIMGIAVIVLFSFWMYRHHKLAYPPVLVPTQDPGPPPPSPLMGLKPLQLLEIKARGRFGCVWKAQLLNEYVAVKIFPIQDKQSWQNEYEIYSLPGMKHDNILQFIGAEKRGSSIDVDLWLITAFHEKGSLTDFLKANVVSWNELCHIAQTMARGLAYLHEDIPGLKDGHKPAISHRDIKSKNVLLKNNLTACIADFGLALKFEAGKSAGDTHGQVGTRRYMAPEVLEGAINFQRDAFLRIDMYAMGLVLWELASRCTAADGPVDEYMLPFEEEIGQHPSLEDMQEVVVHKKKRPVLRECWQKHSGMAMLCETIEECWDHDAEARLSAGCVEERIIQMQKLTNIITTEDIVTVVTMVTNVDFPPKESSL